The region CCAGCACCAGGTAGAACTGCAGCTCCGCCGGCGACTCGGCGCCCGCCGCCCGCTCGCTCAGCTCCGGCAGCGCCTCCTGCAAGCTCTCGGCCAGCACCACGTGCAGCGTGGCCGTGGCCGACAGCGCCGGCTGCCCGTGGTCCTTCACCACGGCCACCAGCCGCTGCTTGGCCGCGTCCCGCTCCGACACGGCCCGCGCCGTGCGCACCTCGCCGCTGTGCAGCCCCACGCGGAACAGCGCCGGCTCCGCCGCCGCCACCAGCTCGTACGACAGCCACGCGTTGCGCCCCGCGTCCGCGTCCACCGCCACCACCTTGGCCACCAGGTAGCCGGCCTCGGCCGAGCGCGGCACCACCTCGaacggcgccgccgccgccccgcccgcctcccccgggcccgccgccgGCCACAGCACCCGCGGCGCGTTGTCGTTGCGGTCCAGCACGAAGACGCGCACCGTGGCCGTCGAGCTCCGCGCCGGCGCCCCGCCGTCCTGCGCCCGCACCGCCACCGCGAACTCGCGGCACTGCTCGTAGTCGAACGAGCGCTGCGCGTACaccgcgccgctccgcgcctCCACCGACACGTAGGGCGCCGCGcccgcgctgccgcccgccAGCCAGTAGCTCACGCGCCCGTTGGCGCCCGCGTCCGCGTCCCGCGCGCGCACGCGCAGCaccgccgcgcccgccgcgtTGTTCTCCGCCACGTAGGCGCTGTAGGCCGCCTCCTCGAACACCGGCGCGTTGTCGTTCACGTCCGACACCTCCAGCACCAGCGCCGCGCGGCTCCACAGCGACGGGCTGCCCCGGTCCCTGCCCACCACCCACACGCGGTGCTCCGCCGCCTGCTCCCGGTCCAGCGCGCTCGCCGTCACCACCTTGTACGAGCCGCCCGACGACGCCACCAGCGACAGCGGCGCCTCGCCCGACAGCTCCAGCCACACGGCGCCGTTCTCGCCCGAGTCCGGGTCGGTCACCTTCACCAGGGCCACCACCGTGCCGACTGCCGCGTCCTCGGGCACCGGGCTCGACACCGACAGCACCGTGATTTCGGGCGCGTTGTCGTTCTCGTCCGTGATTTCTATTTCCACTTCACAGTGTGCCACCAGCCCGCCGCCGTCCCTCGCCTCCAGGCCGAAGCTGTACTTGCTCTTCTCCTCGAAATCGAGGGCTCCCGCCGTCCTCACCTCGCCGCTCTCGCTGTCGACGCTGAACAACGCTCGCACGCCCTCCGGGACGTTCCCGAAGCCGTAGGACACCCGCGCGTTGGAGCCCGCGTCCGCGTCCGTGGCTCGCACGTGCAGCACTAACGACCCCACCGGTACATTCTCCCGCACTCGTGCTTCGTAGACGCTTTTAGTGAACACGGGCGCGTTGTCGTTGGCGTCGGTGACGTTGACGAGAATCTGGACAGTCCCGGACCTCGCGGGGTCTCCGCCATCCACCGCCGTCAGCACCAGCTGAAAGGAGCTCTGCTCCTCACGGTCCAGAGCTCTCTCCAGCACTAATTCCGGCTGCTTCTTCCCTCCCGAGCTCTCCTTCAAAGCCAGAGAGAAGGACGGGTTGCTAGTGAGCTGGTAGGTCAGCAGCGCGTTGCTGCCCACGTCCGGGTCTCGCGCCGTCTCCAGCGGAAAACGCGCCCCGGGAAGTGTCCATTCACCGATCTCGAGGCCGAGAGCAGCCTTGCTGAAGGCCGGGTCGTTGTCGTTGACGTCGTGGATGTCGACCTGGACGTGGAAGACGTTGAGCGGGTTGTGCAGCAGCGCCTCGAAGCTGACGGAGCAGGACGCCGCCTCGCCGCACATCTCCTCCCGGTCCAGCCGCTCGCTCACGTACAGCTGCCCGCTCTCCCCGCTCACGCCGAAGTATTGCTTCTCGGCGCTGAGCCGCAGCTTGCGTGCCGGCAGCTCCGCCGGGCTCAGCCCCAGGTCCCGCGCCAGCGGCCCCACCAGCGagcctctgcccagctcctcgGGGATGGCGTAGCGGATCCGCTCCGGCGCCGCCCGGCAGcacaagcccagcagcagcaaggcgGCCAGCAGCACTCGCCCGCCTGCTCGCCGCCGCCTCGGCCTCTGCCTGCCCGCCATGCTCGCCAGCGCTCGCCGCGCTCCTCCCTCCTGCCGCTGCCCTCGCTcgctccctgccagcccctctccgCAGCCCGCGCAGGGGCCGCCGGACGGCAGCGAGCTCGGCGCCGCCTCGGACGCCGCTGCTCTCGCCTCTCTCTGCTGCCcgtgccgctgccgctctgcccGGCGCCGGCCGAGCGAGCAGCCTGCGGGGGCAGGACGCTGCGGCGGCTGCGGCTGCGGCTCCAGCGCCGCTCCTTGTCGGCCAACAGCGGCACCCGGAGGCGCCGCCACGACACCGCAGCCGCCTGATGGCCGCGCTCGGGGGCCCGGGCTGGCAGCGGGGGGCGCGGCTCTTCCCGCCCCTCCGCTCTCGCTGCCGGTGGAATCAGAAATCGCAGAAGCGATTGATTATTGCGAACTCAAAAACGTTGAAATCTGAGACGCGCTGTCAGGTGCTTCTAGGTCACCTCCTTGAGTCGCAATGAATATCTGAAGGAAATATTCGCAGCAGAGCAATTAGGAACGGAAACGAGCTCCTCTTAATCATTTCTGGAGGGCGCCAAAGGACCAGTACGGAATTTCAGAGCTGCGAagactctctttttcttctttccttacaCGGGACAAATACCAAGAAGGAAGTATTAGTGCTGGAGTAATCAATTAGTAATTGAAAACAGAACGGAGCAAAAAGTAACTTTAGCCCTTTC is a window of Apus apus isolate bApuApu2 chromosome 13, bApuApu2.pri.cur, whole genome shotgun sequence DNA encoding:
- the LOC127389887 gene encoding protocadherin gamma-B1-like isoform X18; amino-acid sequence: MAGRQRPRRRRAGGRVLLAALLLLGLCCRAAPERIRYAIPEELGRGSLVGPLARDLGLSPAELPARKLRLSAEKQYFGVSGESGQLYVSERLDREEMCGEAASCSVSFEALLHNPLNVFHVQVDIHDVNDNDPAFSKAALGLEIGEWTLPGARFPLETARDPDVGSNALLTYQLTSNPSFSLALKESSGGKKQPELVLERALDREEQSSFQLVLTAVDGGDPARSGTVQILVNVTDANDNAPVFTKSVYEARVRENVPVGSLVLHVRATDADAGSNARVSYGFGNVPEGVRALFSVDSESGEVRTAGALDFEEKSKYSFGLEARDGGGLVAHCEVEIEITDENDNAPEITVLSVSSPVPEDAAVGTVVALVKVTDPDSGENGAVWLELSGEAPLSLVASSGGSYKQAQPNTDWRFSQTQRPGTSGSQNGEEGGAWPNNQFDTEMLQAMILASANEAADANSTLGGGTGTMGLSARYGPQFTLQHVPDYRQNVYIPGSTATLTNAAGKRDAKATNPSGGNKKKSGKKEKK